Proteins from a genomic interval of Tenacibaculum sp. SZ-18:
- a CDS encoding response regulator: MINKTKILYVDDEEMNTLLFQIIFSEKYDVILASNGDNGLKILDKEPEIAVVISDMKMPGLSGVDFIKKAYNLFPEKRYFILSGMDITSEIQNLLKKKILISFLKKPIDLQKVEKLIEKHK, encoded by the coding sequence ATGATAAATAAAACTAAAATATTATATGTTGATGATGAAGAAATGAATACACTTTTATTTCAAATAATCTTCTCTGAAAAGTATGACGTTATTCTCGCTTCAAATGGGGATAACGGATTAAAAATACTCGATAAAGAACCGGAAATAGCTGTAGTGATTAGCGATATGAAAATGCCTGGATTAAGTGGAGTAGATTTCATCAAAAAAGCCTATAATTTATTTCCTGAGAAAAGATATTTTATACTCTCAGGAATGGACATCACCTCTGAAATTCAAAATTTATTGAAGAAAAAAATACTTATCAGTTTTCTAAAAAAACCAATTGATTTACAAAAAGTCGAAAAACTGATAGAAAAACAC
- a CDS encoding sensor histidine kinase: MKTLEFSKLKKQLELINDTVSGDLYNLGDLFFEKIVSRLNEALGADYTFIGELSKDQSTIQTISLVNKNGLLDNFVYELKDTPCENVIGRAACSYAKNITKLFPKDQLLIDMSIEAYVGVPLYNSKKEPTGILVCLYENEIDDTFGIESILLIFASRASAELEHLKLYATLQNHKKMLEIKVEERTKLLNLKNNELELSNQKLSQTIQNLKTTQSKLIQSEKMASLGILTSGVAHEINNPLNYIKGSYIGLMNYFSCYSSNEKEKTDNLLKILNEGVKRISSIVTSLSLFSRDNDRMDEICDIHGALNNSLTMLENKIKHKVDIIKMYAAEKILIKGNSGKLHQVFLNVLSNALDSFDKDGQITINTYLDKNSVNIDIIDNGKGIDKEILNRITDPFFTTKPPGKGTGLGLSISLEIIKKHMGKFDINSSQKDGTKVSIVLPY; the protein is encoded by the coding sequence ATGAAAACATTAGAATTCTCAAAACTAAAAAAGCAATTAGAATTAATTAATGACACGGTTTCTGGAGATTTGTATAATCTTGGAGATCTTTTTTTTGAAAAGATTGTATCGAGATTAAATGAAGCTTTGGGAGCTGATTATACATTTATTGGAGAACTTTCTAAAGATCAGTCTACAATTCAAACCATTTCATTGGTTAATAAAAATGGGTTATTAGATAATTTCGTTTACGAATTAAAAGATACTCCATGTGAAAATGTTATAGGTAGAGCAGCCTGTTCATATGCAAAAAATATAACAAAATTATTTCCAAAAGATCAACTCCTCATAGATATGAGTATTGAAGCCTACGTTGGGGTTCCTTTGTACAATTCTAAAAAAGAACCAACGGGAATTTTAGTTTGTTTGTACGAAAATGAAATTGATGATACTTTCGGAATTGAATCGATACTACTAATATTTGCATCAAGAGCAAGTGCAGAGCTGGAGCACTTAAAACTATATGCTACTCTTCAAAATCATAAAAAAATGCTAGAGATTAAGGTTGAAGAACGAACCAAGCTATTAAACTTGAAAAATAATGAACTAGAATTGTCAAATCAAAAATTATCACAAACAATACAAAATTTAAAGACAACTCAGTCAAAATTAATTCAGTCAGAAAAAATGGCTTCTTTAGGAATATTGACTTCTGGAGTTGCTCATGAAATCAATAACCCATTAAACTACATAAAAGGGTCGTATATAGGGCTAATGAACTACTTTAGTTGTTACTCAAGTAATGAAAAAGAAAAAACTGATAATCTTTTAAAAATTCTTAACGAGGGTGTAAAAAGAATATCTAGTATAGTTACAAGTTTAAGTTTGTTTAGTAGAGACAATGATCGCATGGACGAAATTTGTGATATACATGGAGCATTAAATAATAGTTTGACAATGTTAGAGAATAAAATAAAGCATAAAGTTGATATTATTAAAATGTATGCTGCTGAAAAAATACTAATTAAAGGAAATTCAGGTAAGCTTCATCAAGTGTTTTTAAATGTTTTATCTAATGCTCTCGATTCTTTTGACAAAGATGGACAAATAACTATTAATACATACTTAGATAAAAACAGTGTAAATATCGATATTATAGATAATGGTAAAGGAATTGATAAAGAAATACTAAATCGGATTACCGACCCTTTTTTTACAACAAAGCCTCCAGGAAAAGGAACGGGTTTAGGTTTGTCTATTTCTCTTGAAATCATCAAAAAACACATGGGTAAATTCGATATAAATTCCTCACAAAAAGATGGAACCAAAGTATCAATTGTACTACCCTATTAA